One genomic region from Skermania piniformis encodes:
- a CDS encoding DNA cytosine methyltransferase, with product MGNVTPIDAARPRVLEFFAGIGLARMGLEAAGFRVAWANDYEPDKKAMYDAQFGESVGHTFSLGDIGKVPAADLPRDAALAWASSPCTDLSLAGSRAGLAGAQSGTFWHFVRLLKELEDDRPPVVVLENVVGLATSHGGDDLTAAIRAFNELDYSVDVLSIDARRFLPQSRPRLFLVGAKNPPADVPEPNSELRPDWLQWVFGDESLRTHRAQVPTPPAPKTQGLGRVIEDMPLTDERWWDSARTSAFVSSLSSTQSERLAELKRGSGVKYRTAYRRTRNGVAVWEVRPDDVSGCLRTARGGSSKQAVVRLGNKRLQVRWMTPREYARLMGADDYDLSKARTNQALFGFGDAVAVPAVSWLAENYLMPLVRGQMAPGESVKEAAVNG from the coding sequence ATGGGAAACGTGACGCCGATCGACGCTGCCCGGCCACGCGTGCTGGAGTTCTTCGCTGGGATCGGCCTCGCTCGCATGGGGCTGGAAGCGGCGGGGTTCCGAGTCGCCTGGGCAAACGACTACGAGCCCGACAAGAAGGCGATGTACGACGCGCAGTTTGGCGAGTCCGTCGGCCACACCTTCTCGCTCGGCGACATCGGCAAGGTTCCGGCCGCTGATCTGCCACGAGACGCTGCACTCGCCTGGGCATCGTCCCCCTGCACCGATCTCTCGCTTGCAGGTTCCCGGGCGGGCCTTGCGGGCGCGCAATCCGGGACGTTCTGGCACTTCGTGCGCCTTCTCAAAGAGCTCGAAGACGATCGTCCACCGGTGGTCGTGCTGGAGAACGTCGTTGGTCTCGCCACTTCGCATGGTGGCGATGATCTAACAGCAGCAATCCGCGCCTTCAACGAACTCGACTACTCGGTTGATGTGCTGTCAATAGATGCCAGGAGATTCCTCCCTCAATCTCGACCTCGCCTATTCTTGGTTGGAGCCAAGAACCCACCCGCTGACGTTCCTGAGCCCAACTCTGAACTGCGACCCGACTGGCTTCAATGGGTCTTTGGCGACGAGTCGCTGAGAACCCATCGCGCTCAGGTCCCAACACCGCCTGCCCCGAAGACACAGGGGCTCGGTCGCGTCATCGAAGACATGCCTTTGACGGACGAGCGCTGGTGGGACAGCGCTCGAACTAGTGCATTCGTCTCCTCTCTTTCCTCGACTCAATCCGAGCGGCTCGCAGAGTTGAAGCGAGGTAGTGGGGTCAAGTACCGGACGGCGTACCGTCGCACGCGCAACGGCGTCGCGGTATGGGAGGTCCGCCCAGACGACGTTTCCGGATGCCTGCGCACTGCCCGCGGCGGCTCATCCAAGCAGGCCGTAGTGCGGCTTGGAAACAAGCGCCTACAGGTTCGCTGGATGACACCCCGTGAATACGCACGCCTTATGGGTGCGGACGACTACGACCTGAGCAAGGCGCGCACCAACCAGGCACTCTTTGGCTTCGGCGACGCTGTGGCCGTACCTGCGGTGTCCTGGCTTGCAGAGAACTATCTGATGCCCCTCGTGCGCGGCCAGATGGCACCCGGAGAGTCGGTCAAGGAGGCAGCCGTCAATGGGTAG
- a CDS encoding DEAD/DEAH box helicase family protein, with product MTDQYDDYLTIAQAAAYVGVSPATLRRWDAGGRLTAARRPGSQYRYYRIADLEPFRLEYGVADKAKDVVGGFFEAASPHIVGNPHLREPQKEAHEATLVHFATNSTPAIIQLPVGCGKTGVAAILPFGLSHKRTLVIAPNTTIREGLYADLNISNASCFWKKAGVLDSFTAGPYTALVDGPKANMDDCVNSHIVVANIQQLASSADRWLSQFPSDFFDLVVIDEGHHVAAESWQKVVRAFPSARFVSLTATPFRADNKDLLGELVYRYPFARAMLNGYIKHIVSASAHPAEITFTARGETDTYTLDQILDLKEEAWFRRGVALSDECNRHIAEKAVEKLQSLRAATGFPHQIAASAMSIDHADQVRAIFQEMGLQAETIHSNLADDRKAAVLAKLRNNQIDVIVQVAMLGEGFDHPPLSVAAIFRPYRSLSPYIQFVGRVMRTIDLNDPNSPNNQGFVVSHVGLNNEEQWDEFRDLDAQDQQIVRGWARGEGADSTGRSNSGPDQVAQRFDDPVAQDERLSHFLSRSFLDPDDDRVIEEMLDTPGPGGFTYRALGITADVLRAQLTHRKEHEEEPADSMPVQPQVKRQTLRSRLDSRSKSIHQRILTDLGLARAGFNISRSVNGVRGNNADALYAVLNREINTFAGQGKKSRDKWTLDQLQAAYDSLDEIGDQVAATIREAIKE from the coding sequence ATGACCGATCAGTACGACGATTACCTCACCATCGCCCAGGCCGCTGCCTACGTGGGGGTGTCTCCGGCCACCCTGCGGCGGTGGGACGCAGGAGGAAGGCTCACTGCGGCACGACGGCCGGGGAGTCAGTACCGCTACTATCGGATCGCTGACCTAGAGCCGTTCCGGCTTGAGTACGGTGTCGCGGACAAAGCTAAGGACGTGGTCGGCGGATTCTTCGAAGCAGCCAGTCCACACATCGTGGGAAATCCTCATCTGAGGGAGCCACAGAAGGAAGCTCACGAAGCCACCTTGGTGCACTTCGCGACTAACTCGACTCCGGCAATCATCCAACTGCCGGTCGGCTGCGGAAAGACTGGCGTCGCGGCAATTCTGCCCTTTGGGCTATCCCACAAGCGGACGCTAGTGATCGCGCCGAATACGACGATCCGCGAGGGTCTCTACGCTGACCTAAACATCTCGAATGCGTCGTGCTTCTGGAAGAAGGCCGGCGTGCTCGACTCGTTCACAGCGGGCCCCTACACCGCTTTGGTGGATGGCCCGAAGGCCAACATGGACGACTGCGTCAACAGCCACATCGTGGTCGCCAATATCCAGCAACTGGCCAGCAGCGCCGACCGCTGGTTGTCGCAGTTCCCGAGCGACTTCTTCGATCTCGTCGTCATCGACGAAGGTCACCACGTTGCCGCGGAGAGCTGGCAGAAAGTTGTTCGAGCCTTCCCGAGTGCCCGGTTTGTGAGCCTAACCGCCACGCCATTTCGTGCTGACAATAAGGACCTGCTCGGCGAACTGGTCTACCGTTACCCGTTCGCGCGGGCGATGCTCAACGGATACATCAAGCACATCGTCTCGGCGTCGGCACATCCGGCGGAAATCACGTTCACTGCCCGAGGCGAGACGGACACCTACACGCTGGACCAGATTCTCGATCTGAAGGAGGAGGCGTGGTTCCGTCGCGGAGTAGCGCTTTCGGACGAATGCAACCGTCACATCGCAGAGAAGGCGGTCGAGAAGCTCCAGTCCCTCCGGGCAGCGACTGGATTCCCTCACCAGATCGCAGCGTCAGCGATGTCGATCGACCACGCGGACCAAGTGCGCGCAATCTTCCAAGAGATGGGGCTACAGGCTGAAACCATCCACAGCAACCTCGCTGACGACCGGAAGGCCGCGGTGCTGGCGAAGCTCCGCAACAACCAGATCGACGTCATCGTGCAGGTGGCGATGCTCGGTGAGGGGTTCGATCATCCGCCGCTGAGTGTGGCGGCCATCTTCCGCCCCTACCGGTCGCTGTCGCCCTACATTCAGTTTGTGGGCCGTGTGATGCGCACCATCGACCTCAACGATCCGAACAGTCCTAACAACCAGGGTTTCGTGGTATCCCATGTCGGTCTGAACAATGAAGAGCAGTGGGACGAGTTCCGCGACCTCGACGCACAGGATCAGCAGATCGTCAGGGGGTGGGCTAGAGGAGAGGGAGCAGACTCGACCGGACGAAGCAACAGCGGTCCCGATCAAGTCGCGCAACGCTTCGACGACCCTGTGGCACAGGATGAACGCCTCAGTCACTTTCTTAGCCGTTCGTTCCTGGACCCCGATGATGATCGGGTCATTGAAGAGATGCTGGACACTCCTGGTCCGGGTGGGTTCACCTACCGGGCTCTTGGGATCACAGCGGACGTGCTCCGGGCGCAGTTGACTCACCGCAAGGAGCACGAGGAGGAACCTGCCGACTCGATGCCTGTCCAGCCGCAGGTCAAGCGTCAGACGCTGCGCAGCCGCCTCGATAGCCGCTCGAAGTCGATCCACCAGCGCATACTCACTGACCTCGGTCTTGCCCGCGCTGGCTTCAACATCAGCCGATCCGTCAATGGTGTACGCGGCAACAACGCAGACGCTCTTTACGCCGTGTTGAACCGCGAGATCAACACGTTCGCGGGGCAGGGCAAGAAGAGTCGAGACAAGTGGACCCTCGACCAGTTGCAGGCCGCTTATGACTCGCTGGACGAGATCGGAGACCAGGTGGCAGCCACGATCCGAGAAGCGATCAAGGAGTAG
- a CDS encoding alpha/beta hydrolase family protein gives MKNGIALGTGLLIASALGAGWTIARRLTAPATPRVFDLTIHDIEHDGETQRVVLDRTSQTTADGIYNLWLEHGGWAQLSPEASDRRPGRIIRTVTDASPGLTLRVGDRASWSGIFYATPADARLNARDITITTPAGRCPAWRIDGDPSTWAIHIHGLGSSRAGTLRGAQVATELGYTSLVVTYRNTAGGPRVGTGRSTLGHTETTDVDEAVGYAVRRGAQQIVLFGWSMGAAIALQLAARPRHDGLITALVLDSPVLDWTETIKANCARSGLPGSAGLLAIPWLIARPFARMLGLPEPIPLRQFDWITRAADLATHTLILHGARDSSAPIRLSQALRDLRPDLVTLETFDAEHTLAWNADPDGWHQRVIAWLAATAKAHSLP, from the coding sequence GTGAAGAACGGCATCGCCCTGGGAACAGGACTCCTCATCGCCAGCGCACTCGGCGCAGGCTGGACCATCGCACGACGCCTCACCGCACCCGCCACGCCTCGCGTCTTCGACCTCACCATCCACGACATCGAACACGACGGCGAGACTCAGCGGGTCGTGCTCGACCGTACCTCGCAGACCACCGCCGACGGCATCTACAACCTCTGGCTCGAACACGGCGGCTGGGCACAACTCTCCCCAGAAGCGTCCGACCGTAGGCCGGGCCGGATCATCCGCACCGTTACCGACGCATCGCCAGGACTGACGCTCCGGGTCGGTGACCGTGCCTCGTGGAGCGGCATCTTCTACGCCACCCCAGCCGACGCCCGACTCAACGCTCGCGACATCACCATCACCACCCCGGCCGGTCGGTGCCCGGCCTGGCGCATCGACGGCGACCCCTCGACCTGGGCCATCCACATCCACGGACTCGGCAGCAGCCGCGCCGGAACCCTCCGCGGTGCCCAAGTCGCCACCGAACTCGGCTACACCTCCCTCGTCGTCACCTACCGCAACACCGCAGGAGGCCCCCGCGTCGGCACCGGCCGATCGACCCTCGGCCACACAGAGACCACCGACGTTGACGAAGCCGTCGGATACGCCGTCCGACGAGGAGCCCAACAGATCGTGCTGTTCGGCTGGTCAATGGGAGCCGCCATCGCGCTCCAGCTCGCCGCACGACCCCGCCACGACGGCCTCATCACCGCACTCGTCCTCGACTCACCCGTCCTCGACTGGACCGAGACGATCAAAGCCAACTGCGCCCGCAGCGGACTCCCAGGCAGCGCAGGGCTCCTCGCCATCCCGTGGCTCATTGCCCGGCCATTCGCGCGCATGCTCGGGCTACCTGAGCCGATCCCACTCCGTCAGTTCGACTGGATCACTCGCGCCGCTGACCTCGCCACGCACACGCTGATCCTCCACGGCGCACGAGACAGCTCCGCACCCATCCGGCTCTCGCAAGCACTCCGAGACCTGCGCCCCGACCTCGTGACGCTAGAGACCTTCGACGCCGAGCACACTCTCGCGTGGAACGCCGATCCAGATGGCTGGCACCAGCGTGTGATCGCGTGGCTCGCAGCGACAGCGAAGGCCCACTCGTTGCCATGA
- a CDS encoding MAB_1171c family putative transporter: MTQTLVAALMGALVASLLIVRRKRADRSVTYAAIAIAIAMTLNVDAVYAAVDPVLGGTNVATLIADALLMIGLFFLGRGVMRSGEYRPQLVRAVVSCPTLLASLAAITIAFWFIDRGTTTTRFMADLGAQPATAIYSIINFAYGGIVIATMMVLAARQYRASHGIQRLPAALLTLGSAFGVMLCLAVLTMDIAHVTGQIALMRAVQPTYSPLSLLTFLLLCAGFVAQPVVRRAQRYARRRRTTALADQLEPLWQRATRVRPGLSQAEPLSASDDPEGRLHREIVEIRDAMIDSRITFTITDAEQALLEQAEQHLVGHDQTTPTPTERPRDLDDADIGTQHQERPS; the protein is encoded by the coding sequence ATGACCCAGACCCTCGTCGCGGCCCTCATGGGGGCGCTCGTGGCGAGCCTGCTCATCGTCCGCCGAAAACGCGCCGACAGAAGCGTCACCTACGCCGCCATCGCCATCGCGATCGCCATGACCCTGAACGTCGATGCCGTCTACGCCGCCGTCGATCCGGTCCTGGGCGGCACCAACGTCGCCACTCTGATCGCCGACGCGCTGCTGATGATCGGGCTGTTCTTCCTCGGCCGAGGCGTCATGCGCAGCGGCGAGTACCGCCCCCAGCTCGTCCGTGCCGTCGTCAGCTGCCCGACCCTGCTGGCCTCCCTGGCCGCGATCACCATCGCGTTCTGGTTCATCGACCGCGGCACCACGACCACCCGGTTCATGGCCGACCTCGGCGCCCAGCCCGCCACCGCGATCTACTCGATCATCAACTTCGCCTACGGCGGCATCGTCATCGCGACCATGATGGTCCTCGCCGCCCGCCAATACCGGGCCAGCCACGGCATCCAACGACTCCCCGCCGCGCTCCTCACCCTCGGCTCGGCCTTCGGTGTGATGCTTTGCCTCGCCGTCCTCACCATGGACATCGCCCACGTGACAGGCCAGATCGCCTTGATGCGCGCCGTGCAACCCACCTACTCGCCGCTGTCACTGCTCACCTTCCTGCTGCTCTGCGCGGGCTTCGTCGCGCAACCCGTCGTCCGCCGCGCCCAGCGCTACGCCCGCCGTCGCCGCACGACCGCTCTCGCCGACCAGCTCGAACCGCTCTGGCAGCGCGCGACCCGAGTGCGGCCCGGGCTCAGCCAAGCAGAGCCTCTCTCTGCGAGCGACGACCCGGAAGGTCGCCTGCACCGCGAGATCGTCGAGATACGCGACGCCATGATCGACTCCCGCATCACCTTCACCATCACCGACGCCGAACAGGCACTGCTCGAACAAGCCGAACAGCACCTCGTCGGCCACGACCAGACCACTCCCACGCCGACCGAGCGGCCGCGAGACTTGGACGACGCGGACATCGGCACTCAACACCAGGAGCGTCCCTCGTGA
- a CDS encoding GIY-YIG nuclease family protein — protein sequence MGSRGIASYNEPDKRPPTKKSMPTRFVQGFRELLTEALDTVDPASGKKLNKCIGVYAFYDYDGEPIYVGQTWEDFGTRIGRHLRGQRSDTLAYRILDPFEVADVELYPVEDLRTDPDKKPKLDAIEYSVYVNAIKNSKYQAILNEKIPPVSTPVALPASYRFGLIPPDMREDREHPDVRIARRAETLARVAAVAHERGEVSAGLRRVIVIQAVRLADLAAARLAYAEGRVRPTPDAIDVPALVGNVMAEFSDENESD from the coding sequence ATGGGTAGCAGGGGCATCGCAAGCTACAACGAACCCGACAAGAGGCCTCCGACGAAGAAGTCGATGCCAACCCGCTTCGTGCAAGGTTTTCGCGAACTACTCACGGAGGCGCTCGACACGGTCGACCCAGCGAGCGGCAAGAAGCTCAACAAGTGTATCGGCGTGTACGCCTTCTACGACTACGACGGCGAGCCGATCTACGTCGGGCAGACGTGGGAAGACTTCGGCACGCGGATCGGGCGACATCTCCGCGGTCAGCGCTCCGACACTCTCGCATACCGCATCCTCGACCCATTTGAGGTCGCCGACGTGGAGTTGTACCCCGTCGAGGACCTCAGGACCGACCCTGACAAGAAGCCGAAACTCGATGCTATCGAGTACTCGGTCTATGTGAACGCGATCAAGAACTCGAAGTACCAGGCCATCCTCAACGAGAAGATCCCTCCTGTCTCAACGCCCGTCGCCTTGCCCGCGTCATACCGTTTCGGCCTCATACCCCCGGACATGCGTGAAGATCGAGAGCATCCCGACGTCCGCATTGCGCGTAGGGCCGAGACACTCGCCAGAGTTGCAGCCGTCGCTCATGAGCGCGGTGAAGTTTCGGCTGGACTTCGGCGCGTCATTGTGATTCAGGCAGTTCGACTGGCGGACCTCGCGGCGGCGCGTCTCGCCTACGCAGAAGGCCGTGTGCGCCCCACGCCTGATGCAATCGACGTACCTGCACTCGTCGGCAACGTTATGGCCGAGTTCTCGGACGAGAACGAGTCCGACTAG
- a CDS encoding DNA cytosine methyltransferase — MHDREDQSPRLKIGSLFSGYGGLDLAVEHVFDAETVWFSELNEPVARVFSRHWPGVPNLGDITAINRHEVEPVDILIGGFPCQDVSTVGKRAGLAPGTRSGLWAHMAEAIDALQPEWVVIENVRGLLSSPATRPPAEGDHRDLRNPGDATPDDATLRELEPDPWHLGDNAARPLRAHGAVLGDLADLRLDARWIGLPASLVGAPHHRLRIFILAHRTLPYPARDRLHAGRRDARTGASQARDDRAIAPDHRLRAPRTAWLTEQEARVGDAVVADRRTVQRWGRYADAITRWEHITGRPAPAPALLNDADGPRPAPAFVEWLMGLPTGWVTDTGELTTNQQITALGNGVLPLQASTALCSLIGTTRREA, encoded by the coding sequence ATGCATGACCGGGAAGACCAGTCGCCGCGACTCAAGATCGGGTCGCTGTTCAGCGGATACGGTGGCCTCGACCTCGCTGTCGAGCACGTCTTCGACGCCGAAACCGTGTGGTTCTCCGAACTCAACGAACCCGTCGCCCGCGTCTTCTCACGCCACTGGCCCGGCGTCCCGAACCTCGGCGACATCACCGCCATCAACCGGCACGAGGTCGAGCCCGTGGACATCCTCATCGGCGGGTTCCCCTGCCAAGACGTATCGACCGTCGGCAAGCGCGCAGGCCTCGCACCCGGCACCCGCTCCGGCCTCTGGGCGCACATGGCAGAAGCCATCGACGCACTCCAACCCGAATGGGTCGTCATCGAGAACGTTCGAGGGCTGCTGTCCTCACCAGCAACGCGACCACCAGCAGAAGGAGACCACCGTGACCTACGCAACCCCGGCGATGCAACCCCCGACGATGCAACCCTTCGCGAGCTGGAACCCGACCCGTGGCATCTGGGAGACAACGCAGCTCGACCTCTACGGGCTCACGGTGCCGTTCTCGGCGATCTGGCCGACCTGCGGCTGGATGCACGATGGATCGGCCTACCGGCTTCCCTTGTCGGCGCTCCTCACCACCGACTCCGCATCTTCATCCTCGCCCACCGCACGCTTCCGTACCCCGCTCGCGACCGACTCCACGCGGGGCGGCGAGACGCTCGAACAGGTGCGAGCCAGGCGAGGGACGATCGCGCTATCGCACCAGATCATCGACTTCGCGCTCCACGGACCGCATGGCTCACCGAGCAAGAGGCGCGAGTCGGAGACGCTGTGGTCGCTGATCGACGGACTGTTCAACGCTGGGGACGCTACGCCGACGCCATCACCCGCTGGGAACACATCACCGGACGACCAGCACCCGCACCCGCACTCCTGAACGACGCCGACGGACCCCGCCCAGCACCAGCGTTCGTCGAATGGCTCATGGGTCTACCGACCGGATGGGTCACCGACACTGGCGAGCTGACGACCAACCAGCAGATCACCGCACTCGGCAACGGTGTGCTGCCACTCCAGGCATCCACGGCGCTTTGTTCACTGATTGGTACGACGCGCCGGGAGGCATAA
- the mobF gene encoding MobF family relaxase: protein MTVSMRVMSAGDGYKYLLKTVAAADGDRPLSTPLTRYFIEEGTPPGRWLGKGVASLGKGELVVGDCVSEDQLQLLMGSGCDPITGKQLGLAFPAFKTTEQRIEARIAKLDATLMPGAKGEAVALIVAEENTRAGRRAVAGFDFTFSIPKSASVLWAVADAGVQAMIGAAHHRAVAEVVALMEREVAATRTGATAGDGAVAQVQVEGLIATAFDHFDSRSGDPHLHTHVVISNKAKTKLDGKWRSLDGRPMHAAVVALSELHEAVFADHMTRIFGVEWEARDMGRDRNPAWAITAVPESLVTEFSSRARHIDAEKNRLIDEYVAAHGRQPSNATILKLRAQATLSTRPDKKVRSLAALTEEWRTRATAILGSDATRWAMDATDNDRPLLLRADDIPLDVIRDIGRSVVETVGEKRSTWRRWNLMAESARQTMGWRFATMNDRESVIAMVTDAAQLASLRLTPPELSLSPAVFRRDDGTSVFRPVNSAIFTSEVQLLAEDRLLERSRDLTGPTVSLATVEKIARKPDADGLVLGEGQAEALTRIAVSGRTLDVLVGPAGAGKTTAMNALRRAWEAEHGKGSVVGLAPSAVAAQVLADDLGIETENTAMWWQNHLTKGLNFTAGQLVVVDEASLAGTLSLDRITGLAQKAGSKVLLIGDYAQLQSVDAGGAFSMLAHDRTDTVELIDVHRFRNPWEKLASLDLRHGHTSAIDTYLAHGRIQDGDTETMTDAAYTAWRADRDAGRITVLVAETREQVTALNERARADLLVDGTLTQDREVELHDGTHAGVGDTVITRRNDRKITASNGNDWVRNGDIWTITDVRGDGSLTIRRPGRSYGGAILLPAAYVAEHVDLGYAVTAHRAQGVTTDTAHVLVEPTATRENFYVSMTRGRAANHAYVILDRADDHQQPHPGDDPNASSRSVLTGVLQHVGAELSAYETITAEQEQWGSIAQLAAEYETIAAAAQHDRWASLVRASGLTEEQAQTAVESEAFGPLTVELRRAEANHHDIETLLPRLIAARGLNDADDIAAVLHYRVAHATTRPAGSGRARQAPRLIAGLLPHADGVQDTEMRAALNEREALIEARADAVLDGALIDHAPWTKALGTPPRSLRRAATWRKTARVVAAYRDRYRITGDTPLGAPPASEAQKIDAARARAAESRARDIAAGVHSVTQPTSGHHHGRSL, encoded by the coding sequence ATGACGGTTTCGATGCGCGTGATGAGCGCGGGCGATGGCTACAAATACCTGCTGAAGACCGTCGCGGCCGCCGACGGCGACCGTCCGCTATCGACGCCGCTGACCCGCTACTTCATCGAGGAAGGCACCCCACCGGGCCGATGGCTCGGCAAAGGCGTTGCTTCGCTCGGCAAGGGCGAGCTCGTCGTCGGCGACTGCGTCTCAGAAGACCAACTCCAGCTCCTCATGGGCTCGGGCTGCGATCCGATCACCGGCAAGCAACTCGGGCTCGCATTCCCGGCTTTCAAGACGACAGAGCAGCGGATCGAGGCCCGAATCGCGAAGCTCGACGCCACGCTGATGCCTGGCGCGAAGGGCGAAGCTGTCGCTCTGATCGTGGCCGAGGAGAACACACGGGCCGGACGTCGAGCGGTGGCGGGATTCGACTTCACGTTCTCGATACCGAAGTCCGCAAGCGTGCTCTGGGCAGTCGCCGACGCCGGGGTGCAGGCGATGATCGGGGCCGCGCACCACCGGGCGGTTGCGGAGGTGGTTGCACTCATGGAACGAGAGGTTGCGGCCACCCGCACCGGCGCAACCGCAGGCGACGGGGCCGTTGCACAGGTCCAGGTCGAGGGGCTGATCGCGACCGCCTTCGATCACTTCGACTCCCGCTCAGGTGACCCCCACCTCCACACGCACGTCGTCATCAGCAACAAGGCCAAGACCAAGCTCGACGGGAAGTGGCGCTCACTGGACGGCAGGCCGATGCACGCTGCCGTCGTCGCCCTCTCGGAGCTGCACGAGGCGGTGTTCGCTGACCACATGACCCGCATCTTCGGCGTGGAATGGGAGGCCCGCGACATGGGCCGCGACCGCAACCCAGCCTGGGCGATCACGGCTGTCCCTGAGTCGCTGGTGACGGAGTTCTCCAGCCGCGCGCGCCACATCGACGCTGAGAAGAACCGGTTGATCGACGAGTACGTCGCTGCGCACGGCCGCCAACCGTCGAATGCGACGATCTTGAAGCTCCGCGCGCAGGCGACGCTCTCCACGCGACCAGACAAGAAGGTCCGGTCCCTGGCTGCCCTGACTGAGGAGTGGCGAACTCGAGCCACCGCGATCCTCGGCAGCGACGCGACGAGGTGGGCGATGGACGCCACCGACAACGACCGCCCCTTGCTGCTGCGGGCCGACGACATCCCCCTCGACGTGATCCGCGACATCGGTCGCTCTGTCGTCGAGACGGTCGGCGAGAAGCGTTCGACCTGGCGCCGGTGGAACCTCATGGCCGAATCAGCCCGGCAGACGATGGGGTGGCGCTTCGCCACCATGAACGACCGCGAATCGGTGATCGCGATGGTCACCGACGCCGCCCAGCTCGCATCCCTGCGACTCACACCACCCGAGCTCTCACTCTCGCCCGCGGTGTTCCGGCGCGATGATGGCACGTCGGTGTTCCGGCCGGTCAACTCGGCGATCTTCACCTCCGAGGTCCAACTGCTGGCGGAAGACCGGCTCCTCGAACGCTCCCGCGACCTCACCGGCCCCACTGTCTCCCTCGCGACCGTCGAGAAGATCGCCCGCAAGCCCGATGCCGACGGTCTGGTGCTGGGTGAGGGTCAGGCCGAAGCGTTGACACGGATCGCAGTGTCGGGGCGGACCCTCGATGTGCTCGTTGGCCCGGCTGGGGCGGGCAAGACCACCGCCATGAACGCGCTCCGCCGTGCATGGGAGGCCGAGCACGGCAAAGGCTCCGTGGTCGGGCTCGCCCCGTCCGCGGTGGCCGCGCAGGTCCTCGCCGACGATCTCGGGATCGAGACCGAGAACACCGCGATGTGGTGGCAGAACCACCTCACCAAAGGACTCAACTTCACCGCTGGCCAGTTGGTCGTCGTTGACGAAGCCTCCCTCGCCGGCACTCTGTCGCTGGACCGGATCACCGGCCTCGCCCAGAAGGCGGGGTCGAAGGTTCTGCTGATCGGTGACTACGCCCAACTCCAGTCGGTAGATGCCGGGGGCGCGTTCTCTATGCTCGCCCACGACCGCACCGACACCGTCGAACTCATCGACGTCCACCGCTTCCGCAACCCCTGGGAGAAGCTCGCCTCCCTCGACCTCCGTCACGGCCACACCTCGGCGATCGACACCTACCTCGCGCACGGCCGCATCCAGGACGGCGACACCGAGACCATGACCGACGCCGCCTACACGGCATGGCGGGCCGACCGAGACGCCGGACGCATCACCGTCCTCGTCGCCGAGACCCGCGAACAAGTGACCGCGCTAAACGAGCGCGCCCGAGCTGACCTGCTCGTCGACGGGACCCTCACCCAGGACAGGGAGGTCGAGCTGCACGACGGAACCCACGCCGGTGTCGGGGATACCGTCATCACCCGCCGCAACGACCGGAAGATCACGGCCAGCAACGGGAACGACTGGGTGCGCAACGGTGACATCTGGACCATCACGGACGTGCGAGGCGACGGAAGCCTCACCATCCGCAGACCGGGCCGCTCCTACGGCGGCGCGATCTTGCTGCCCGCCGCGTACGTCGCTGAGCATGTCGATCTCGGATACGCCGTCACCGCGCACCGAGCCCAAGGCGTCACCACCGACACCGCACATGTCCTGGTCGAGCCGACCGCGACGAGGGAGAACTTCTACGTCTCCATGACCCGAGGCCGTGCAGCGAACCACGCCTACGTGATCCTCGACCGCGCCGACGACCACCAACAGCCACACCCCGGCGACGACCCGAACGCGTCCAGTCGCAGCGTCCTGACGGGAGTGCTCCAGCACGTCGGCGCGGAACTCTCAGCGTACGAGACGATCACCGCTGAACAGGAACAGTGGGGCTCGATCGCGCAGCTCGCCGCCGAGTACGAGACCATCGCCGCCGCAGCACAACACGACCGATGGGCCTCCCTCGTGCGCGCATCCGGCCTCACCGAAGAACAAGCACAAACGGCGGTCGAGTCAGAAGCCTTCGGGCCACTCACGGTCGAGCTCCGCCGCGCCGAAGCCAACCACCACGACATCGAGACCCTGCTCCCACGCCTCATCGCCGCACGTGGACTCAACGACGCCGACGACATCGCCGCCGTCCTCCACTACCGAGTCGCCCATGCCACCACGCGCCCCGCCGGATCAGGACGAGCCCGCCAAGCACCGCGACTCATCGCCGGACTTCTCCCACACGCGGACGGCGTGCAGGACACCGAGATGCGCGCCGCGCTCAACGAACGAGAAGCACTCATCGAAGCCCGCGCCGACGCCGTCCTCGACGGTGCCCTCATCGACCACGCACCCTGGACGAAAGCACTCGGCACACCGCCCAGGAGCCTCCGCCGCGCCGCGACCTGGCGGAAAACCGCACGAGTAGTCGCCGCCTACCGCGACCGCTACCGCATCACCGGCGACACCCCGCTCGGAGCACCACCCGCCTCCGAGGCGCAGAAGATCGACGCCGCCCGTGCCCGCGCTGCCGAAAGCCGGGCCCGAGACATCGCCGCTGGCGTCCATTCCGTCACCCAACCCACGAGCGGACACCATCACGGACGGTCGCTCTGA